DNA sequence from the Treponema sp. OMZ 838 genome:
GCACAGGAAAAATAAAGAGCCGTTCCGAAAGCGAATTGACGGCATCTACAATGTTTTTTAACCGTACCGGATCATCGGTATTTTCTGCCCTATGAATAGTTAGCAGAATAAAATTGTCAGGCGTTTGTAATGAAATCTTTTTCTGACGGTAATAAAGTGAAGCGTCATACATAATATCACCGGTTTTACAAACAAGCTTATTATCTGGCGAAGGTGCACCATCCTTAGACATAATTCCCTCTTTCTTGAGGTTTCCTATAGCCGTCTCCGTCGGGCAAAAAAGCCATGTTGAAAGATGGTCAGTAAGACGACGATTTTGTTCTTCCGGCATTGCCATCATATAGGAACGCAATCCAGCTTCAACATGAGCTACCGGAATACGAAGCTTGCTTGCAGCTAGGGCTCCAGCCAACGTAGAATTCGTATCGCCGTATACAAGCACAGAATCAGGCTTTAACTCTAACAGCAATTCTTCAAGCTTCTCAAGCATAAGACCGGTCATTTTACCGTGAGAACCGGAACCGATATGCAAATTATAATCAGGTTGCGGAATATCCATCTCGGTAAAAAATATATCGCTCATATTTTGATCATAGTGCTGACCGGTATGAGCAATTGTTTCCGTTACACCAAGATTAGGATTGCTTTTAATATAACGACTTAATACTGCCGCTTTGACAAATTGCGGACGGGCACCGATAATTGTAAGAATATGCATAAAATTTTTCTACTTTGAGGAAAAAAATTTTCGTAAAAAACGTTTCAACTTCTTTAATAAAATCAATTTACTAGGGTTTGTCCAAACATCTAAGAAATAAGAGGTCTTATAATCTGCATGCTGTTTAGGTGGATTTTTCAAAATCCTATCGAACTCTTCTCGCGAAATCTGTAATTTATCCAATACAAACGCAATATCTTTTTCCATCTTATCTTTATCATAAGCAGGTTGCTCATATAATCGTAAGGCTTCATCACGAGTCAATTGTTCGGAAATAATTAGGCTTGATAAATGAGATGTGCGCTTATCTACTTTAAATTTTTCTTTAAACCAAACCAGCTGAATAACTTTTGTCAATATGTTCTCAAGATGTTTTGCTTCATAATACGTGAAACCGGAAAAATCATGCAATTCTTTAATAGCTCGCGCTTTATTATAATCTATATAATCAAGGGGAGTAATTGTCTTTAAATGCAATATCCGGTTATCGATCATACGGCGCTGCCAAGAAATTAACGGTAATTTATTCATCGGTTTGGTTCCAAATAATTTGTGGATAGCCTTAATATGAACAAAATCATACGCCGAATGAGTATTCCCCGACTGTAAAATGGATTCCAGCGAAAAATTTTGCCCCGATAAAAAATATTTTATTTTCTTTTTCCGCGCAAAATCATAAAGAGCAGCGAATAACACATTATCTTGCGGAATTGCCAAATTAGGAACTTCTGCATAGAAAAAAGCTCGATTTAAATCTAAAAATTGTTCTTCATCAGGCTTAATAGTAACAAGAGTGATATTTGCTTTTTCTACAAGATCTTTAACGTTTTTTTTTGCTAGCTCAGTATCAAACCCATCATCAATATGCACAGCAAGAATACGCAAGCCCCACTTAGCTGCCCCTAAATAAGCAAGATATGCAGAATCAAGACCACCGGATATACCCATAATGCAGTCGAATTCTTTATCTTTACCTTCATTTTTTAAGACAGTTAATAATTGTTGAAGCTTCATTTTCCCTTCTTTATTGGGAAAATATCGATACGGTTTTACTGCAAGCGCAGCAGTACAATAATTGCAATTACCGTCTTGATCAAACCGTATATTATCATCCGATACATTATCCATAATACATCTATTACAGCGTTGGAATTTAATCATATATTTATCCTCTTCCTTCATAATAAGTAAGTAATCTCATCCACCGATAATTTATCTATCGACTCATAAGCCCTCTATCCGGAATGTATATACGTTAGACATTTCTCAATCCACATTTTTAACAATCTTCTATCGACAATCAAAATCATTACTAAAGCAGCACTTGCAGATAAAATTTCAAAAACTTTAAAATCGACAAAGGTATTAACAAAGGCAACAAGCCATAAAATAAAAAAATAAACAGTTGCTTTTACAAGTTTAAATTTCATCGGATACAATCTTATTGAAAAAAATGTACGGACATAAAAATAGCAAAGATATACAATAGAGATGACCATGGCAGCGCCTTTTGCACCGAATTTCGAAAGAAAAACAAAATTTAAACCGACCGCAATCAAATCCAAAATAATAAACGTATATGTTTCATACATCATTTTTTTCTTAAAATATATTCCAAGATTAGAAACTTCGGTTATCGTATACATGACAGGTAAAAATACTAAAAAAGGCATAATATGTGCAGAAGCCGAATACTGCCGGCTAAGAATAAGTACAATAATATCTTTAAACATAATCAGTAATAACGCAGCAATTACCAGAAAAAATAATAAATTTTCAAAAACAGTCTCATATAAAAAGGTGTCATCTTTATGTTTTTCATAATGTTCAAAAGCAGCTGGGGTCCAATACATAGAAAACCCTGACTGTATAAGACGTAAAGCTGCTATAATTTTAAAACTGACACTATACAAGCCGAGTTCATAGAAAGTAGAAAACTGCTTTAAACAATATTTATCAATTCCGTCAAACAAGGTGGACAAGAAATGCGCTGCGACAAGCGGCACCGAATAAAGTAAAACTTCTTTTATATTGACACCTGTAATTTTAAATTTTGAAAACCAGAATTTACGCTCAATAAGAATCGCAATAACCGATACTACCAGGTTGGAAACTATTCCTCCGTATATTATTGCAAGATATGATTTTTCAAAAAACAACGAATAAACAATTATCGTCGCGGTATTGGTTATGGAAAGAAAAAAATTCAGCAGAGAAAACAACAATGCTTTTTGCTGCATTCGTATCGATAAAATTGAATAGCGCTGAATTAATCTAAAGAATAAATCGACACATAACAAAACCACTAAATATGGAATATCTTTATCAAAAAAATACAAAGATACCCGATGTGAAAAAATCAATAATCCTGCACATAAAAAAATAAAAATACAAAAACACGGAAACAGACAACTCCACAGCAATGCGTACCGATCGGCACCTTTTTTCTCATAAAAAAAACGCATAAACGCCTGATCAGTTCCGAAATTAACTATAGGGAAAAGAAAAACTGCGACGGTCGAAAAGAGAGTTGCAACACCAAAATACTCTGGTATGATAAAATACGTAACAATGGGTGTTGTAAAGAATGATACGGCAGCAGCAGCAAAAGAGCCGACAGAAAATTGTAATAATTTTTTTAACATATATCAGTCATTCTGCTATTTTTTTGCAAATAAAATCGTACACTCTTTTACACGTTTTTCCGTCGGTATACTTAATAAAAAGATTTTTAACATCATTATAATGCTTGTCATTCTTATGCGTTTCTCCGCTTAATTCATCCTCAATAGCGGCATACAATTCTTCTTCGGTATAAGTAATTTTCCCTGCACAAAACAGCTCTGCCGGTTTATAAGACAATCCTCTATTTTTCTCATATTCTTCACGGTCGGAAAAATTAAAAATAACAGGCTTACCTGTAACCAAAAAATCAAAATAGGTAGATGTATAATCAGTTATCAACAAATCTGCGTGGGGTAAAATATCATATAAAGTATATTCAGAAGATGATTGATAAATAATAATATTGGGACAACTATCCACACCATTTAAAACATCATCCAACATACCAACATGAGATTTAACAAGCAAAACAGTCGAGTTATCATTCAATAAATTATTTAATTTAGTATAATTATCACAACCGATAATAGCCTGATGTTGCTTTGCCATTTTACCGTCTCTATGTGTAGGAGTATATAGAATAATATTTTTAATTTTCTCATCAACTCCTATCATTTTTTTTATTGTTGGTTTATCAAAACGTGGATTTACAATATTATCATGACGGATAAACCCTAATATTTTATAGTCAAAATATGGCACATTTGATGCACACATATCCATACGAGCTGCAAAATCGGAAGAAGCAACTACATATTTTTTTGTTTGTACTCTTGTTTTTTCATTATGCTTAGCAACATCAGATTTAAATGGCCCAGCATAATAATTCAAACATATATCAATTTGAAATTTCTTTTTTATTAAAAGAGGAGACATCACATCAGGAGTAATAATTATTCTACATTTAAAAAAAGCAAAATAATATTTTATATAGTTTAAAATACATCTATGCATTTTAGGTGAAATAACCGGCACCAATTCTATATATTTTAATTGTTTTTGAAGTTCACAACAATCTCTATAAGTAACATCATTCAATATACTAACATATATTTTTTTAAACGAGCTATCAACAGTATCATGATACTTCAAGAGATATTGCAAAAAAAATAAAACGTTATCACCTGTATAATTTTTTATACTAAACTTTTCACGCAATGAAGAATCTTCAGGAATTACAAATAAAAAACTATTCCAACATGGAAGCCATAACAAAATTATTTTACATACTAAGTAATACAATTGCTTTATGTAGTATTTTAATTTTAAAATCATAACCGCTCCTTTTAAGGGGGTAAATAACAGAACATTCATATAATATAATCTTTTATTGTTTCGCTTTGCAACATAAATCATTCTTTTGAACATCGGAAGTAGAAAAAGCTATAAATTTTTGCAGATAACATGGACTCCGTTTTTAAGGCGGAGAGCGACTATATCCTTATGCTTACCAAATTCGATTCTAATTGTTACTACATCCGTTTTATGTTCTTCAAACATCGTTCCCCATACATCAAACGCCCCCTTTCATCCCCCCTACGCCTTCTCTCCCGCCTCATTCACCTTGCCGTGCACCCGTGCAGGGTTGCCGTAAACGAGCGCATACGCCGGCACATCCTTTGTTACCACGCTCCCGGCGCCGATTAAAGCATATTCGCCGACGGTTACACCACATACGATTGTTGCATTTGCACCGATGGATGCACCTTTTTTAATCATCGTTTGTTTGTATTCATGTTTGCGTTCAATAAAGGCGCGAGGGTTTATCACGTTGGTAAATACGCAGGATGGTCCGCAAAACACATTATCTTCTATTATAACATCATCGTATAACGAAACATTGTTTTGAATTTTCACACCGTTGCCGATAACCGCCTTACCGCCGATGTTGACGTTCTGCCCTATAGAGCATTTTTTACCAACTTTAGCACCGCTCATAATATGGGTAAAATGCCAAACCTTTGTTCCTTCGCCTATTTCAGCACCTTCATCCACGTAACTTGATTCGTGTACAAAATAATTTTTTTCCATTAATATTCCTTGCTCAATAAAAAGTCGGCGATGTAAAAATGCTTCACGCCCTCTACATTTTCCTGCCAAAATTCATCCATTGTTACAACAAATTTAGGATATTGATCGCGGATTTCCAAAAGTGGGGAAAACTCACGACTAACGGTCTCTTGACTTTCCAATTTATAGGCAACTTGAATATAAATCTTAGCTCCGTGTTTTTCTGCAATAAAATCAATCTCTTTTGCACCGAACTTACCGATGTACACATTATATCGCCTACGTTTTAATTCCAAAAAAACAATATTTTCCAATATGCCGGAAATTTTCTGATCGGTATATCCTAAAGCGGCATATAAAAGCGAGACATCGCTTAAATAAAACTTTTCTTGTGTTTTAAGCAGCTCCTTCCCTTTTATATCATAACGATGCGTACGATACAAAACAAACGCCGCTTCAAGTGCATTCAAATAATTGTATATTGTATTTACATCCAATTTACGTTTTTGATTTTTAAAATAGTCGGCAACATTTTTGCCGGAAAAGCTATTACCGATATTGTCAAAAGTATATTTTACTACCCGTTCAAGAAGTTCAATATCACGAATATTAAAGCGTTGAATAGTATCGCGGAGCAGTACCGAAGCGTAAATGTCTGCTACAATTTTATAAGCCTCCTGTTCTCCGTAATCCGCTGTATGGATAACAGGGAAGCCGCCTTTCCGCAAGTACGCGGTAAAAGATTCCCGCTGAGTCATATCCCGCTGTGGAAAATACCGATTTTGAAACTGCAAATATTCTGCAAATGACAGTGTATATATCGGAATTTCAATATAGCGACCGGCAAGATAGGTCGCCAATTCCGAGGATAAAAGCCGCGCATTGGAACCGGTAATATAAATATCCGCATTAAAGTCAACAAGGCAAGAATTGATACACTTTTCCCAATCCGCAACTTCTTGAATTTCATCAAACAGCAAATAGACACGTTGTTTCGGTTGAACTCGTTCGGCAATATATCGATATAAATTCTCGGCGGTTTTAAGCGCGAAAAAGGCAAAACTTTCAAAATTGATAAAAATAATACATGTCTCTTCGACGCCTTGCGCAATAAGCTCATCACGCAACAAAGATAAAATGCTTGACTTCCCGCATCGGCGAACCCCCGATAATACCTTTATAAAAGGTTTACCAATAAAAGGGAACACCTCTTGCAGATAATCAAATCTTCTAACCGTATTTTTTATACTTACACTCATAAATAAACCTAATATCAGGATTATTTTATGGGAATAGCCATAAAAAGTCAACAAATATATAAAGTTTTTATAGATACATCTTTAAAACTTCATCATGCAGTATCGAATCTTCTTTTAAAGAACCGTTCTACCGTTTATAAAATTCCTTTATTGCATCACAGGTGTATGTAATTTCGTCTTGAGTCAGTTCAGGATACATCGGCAAAGCGAGAACGGAAGCGCAGAGTTTTTCTGCAACAGGGAAATCGCCTTTTTTGTAACCGAGGTACTTAAAGCACTCCTGTTCATGCAAGCATTTAGGATAATACACCGTCGTACCTATTCCCTTTTCGGTAAGATATGCCTGCAGCTCGTCTCGTTTTTCGGCAAGGATATTAAACACGTAGTATACTTCTTTCCCTTTCGTTTTTACGACAGGAAGTTTTACCTGTCCTATATCTTTTAACAAAGCCCGATACTGAGCGGCGTGTTCAGCCCGTTTTGCAATCGCATTATCAATATGCTTTAGCTTAACGTTCAAAACGGCAGCCTGCAAGCTGTCAAGCCGGGAGTTATAGCCGATGTAATCATGATGATATTTTTTTGTTGCCCCATGAACACGCAAGCTCTTAGCTTTTAGGTAATATTCTTCGGTGTTCGTAACGATCATACCGCCATCGCCGTAACCACCGAGCGTTTTAGTCGGGAAAAATGAATAAATTCCCATATCGCCGATAGTCCCGGACTGATGCAACGCGCCGTTATACATATCCTGCATACCGAACGCTTCCGCAGCATCCTCCAAAACGCGAAGATTATGTTTTTTTGCAAGCGCCATACAGGCGGTCATATCCGCCGTTTGCAAGAACAAATGTACCGGCAATATTCCAACCGTTTTGTTTGTTATACGATTCTCGGCATCTTTCATATCCATACAGAAGGTATCTTCGTCAATATCGCAAAAAACAGGTTTACCGCCTAAGCGGGCAATGCAGGAAGTTGATGCAAAAAACGTAAAAGCGGGCGTTACCACCTCTGCTCCGTCTTTAAAGCCGAGAATATCGGAGGCAATCACCAGTGCATCGCTGCCGTTCGCTACACCAACTGCGTATTTTGCGCTGGTGTATTGCTTTATTCCTGCCTCTAAATCTGCCACAGCTTTTCCCAATATAAAGTCGCCCGTTTCAAGCACGGATGACAAAGCCGTATCGAATTCGTTTTTCCAATTTTTATATTCGCGTGTTGCCGTATAAAAAGGTACTTTCATTATCGTTCTCCTCTTAGCTTTTATCTTCTTGTCCTATTTAAAAATACCCTTCATTTCCATTGTTGAAAAATCACACGGCAACGTTACCGGCAGTCCGGTTTTTTGGGATTTATAAATAGCCAAAATAATCTCTAACGCTTTTTTCCCTTTTTCACCCGAAACAAGCGGCTCCCGATTATGCTCGATCGCATCGACGACATTTTTAAACAAAGCCGTATGTCCAAAGCCGTATACCGTCGGCGGGTCTTTTTCATTAGGATTCAATACTTTTTCTTCCGTATCGCCGACTTGGTCGGCATCCGCAAAACGCCAAGTTTCCATCTTATTAACAGCAAGCCCGCCGATAACAACCGAACCGTCCGTACCGAATAAACTTAGCGTCTCGTTCAGATTTTTCGGATACACATCGGCAGTTCCTTCTATTATACCGACAGCTCTGGAGGCAAATTCTACGATAGCACAGCCGAAGTCTTCGGCATCGATCGGGCGAATAAATCGCCGGGTCTGAGCCTGCACGCGGACGGCGTCTTCGCCCATCATCCACTGCAAAAGGTCAATCCCGTGCGTACACTGATTCATCAAGGTACCGCCGTCTTGTTCCCATGTACCTCGCCACTTTGCCTGATCGTAGTAGCTCTTATTCCGATTCCACCGCACCTGAATCATACCGTGCAGCATCTTACCGAAACGCCCTTTTTGATACGCTTCGCGTGCCCGTACCACCGGTGCATTAAAGCGGTTTTGAAAGCAGACTGCCAATGTTTTACCGTACTGCTTTGCAGTGTCGATCATAGCTTGTGCATCGGCGGTGGAAAGCGCCATCGGTTTTTCGCAGATGACATGGGCACCATGCTGCAAACAATACACGGCAATATCTTTATGCTTGCCGGACTCGGTTGCAATCGTTACTATATCGGGCTTACAAACCGAAAGCATTTCTTTATAGTCGGCAAAAACTTGCACTGAAGCATTCGGTACTGTTTTACCGTATTCGGCTTTCTTTTCTTCCGCACGTTCCAATAAAGGATCGCACACAGCCACTAAATCAACCTTATCCTGCATCGCAGCGAAGGCCTCAATATGCTTAAAACTTATTCGACCGCAGCCGATTAACCCAATCTTATATTTCATTTTACACACCTCTCATTTATCAATACTCATTGTACATTACCGACAAGATTTCGTTTAAAAGCATGCTCAAGAATATACGTTTGCCCGCGCTTATAGATGGGATAATAATCTTCATACCAATAAAGAGCAGTCATAGTATGCCTATGCAGCAAAGTGCTTGCTTCACCTTGCTTCTTTTTTACACATACCCCTTCGGTAAACACCTTATAATGCAGCAATCCCGCTATCTTCCGTATATCGACCAGATCAACCTCTCGCTGCAAAAGCAAGGAAAGCTCCAACTGTAACGATAACCGATCATCGAGATGCAAAGCTCCAGGCATCGCAACAGCAATATCTACATCACTTTTATCAGTTTCAGTTCCGCGAGCGCATGAACCGTACAGCATTGCAAGGATAATTTCGGGCTTAGCGTCAAAAAAGGCAGTAAGCTTTTCTATAATTGCGGTATTCATTCACGCTCTTTTTTTTCCTAAAAATCAAGTCTTTGCGCAGAATTTTACTATCCCCAGACGTACAAATACCGCTAAAACCGCACCGGTACAGTCGGCAAACCAGTCGTAAAGAGAAGCATCACGCCCGGGAACAAAGATTTGGTGTATTTCGTCGGAAATACCATAGCAAGCAACAATACAGCAGACAATCGTACAGTATTTGAGCGGTTTCCCAAGCCACTTATCGGTAGAAAACCAATAAGAAAGCGTAAAAGCGAAGCTCTCGAAAGCACATGCATGTAAGAACTTATCCAATCCGGGAAAAGAAACAGTCTCCGGAATAGGCAGCTTTGACTGCGCAGAAAGGAGAAAGATAACAACAGCGATACAAATCGACATACAGCGCATACCGCAAGCAATACATTTCTTCAGTATCATTATTACAACCTCTGAAAGACAATGAGAGCACACCTCACCCGTTAACACAACAGCCATGTCTTTTCAACAGGTAGTATGCCGCACTATATTAAATGACCGCCGCTGCTTTCTGTGCCGCCGAAACAGGCTCCATTCCGCATAAGGCTGATAAGCAAACGATAAAAATATACACCAAGTCTAGGCTAAATGCAAGCTATAGTTTTTAGGGCTTCCCTACCCTTTTCTGTTAAACATACCGCTTGTGAAATAACAGGAAAGAACACCGAAAGATTTTTGCTAAAAACTGAGATTTTTAGAACTTTCCTATTCTGCATCGTCTTTCTTGACAATGCGCACCTTTCGCGCGGATTTCGGTTTTGTGTTTGGGCTGCGTTTATTGATGATTTTCTTTTTTTCTATGTCAGCAGTCTCTGCGGAAATAGTCCGCTGTTTTTTCTCCCGTTTTGCTTTGAGCTGTTCTTTCCGCTTCTTTTCGATAAATTCAAGGCTTTCGTTAAGCCCCTGCAAAAAGGTTTGCATTTCATCCTGAAATACGACAATTGCATGACGGTCAAAACCGGCGCCGTCGGTGTTTTTGCTTTCAACAATCTGCAAGAAAACATCGCCCAGCCGATTTTCTTTCACATTAAAAAAATATGTCCGGTTCTCTACCGGAATTTGAGTGGTAAATAATTCTCCTCGAATTCCCATTCTGTTATCCTTCCCATAAATTCGACAGCCGAACAAAATATCAATTTTGGAGGCAGACGAATTCGTGCGCGAAAAGCGCACATGTTTAATAAGCGACGTTTGCGTAAGCAAACTCGCAGTGTTTTTCAGCGGTACCTATCTGTACCGCTGAAAATAAACCTTCCCTTAACCTTCCCTTAATTTTTTGCCGATACCGCCGCATCGGCTTTGCGTACCATATCGCCCTGCCACTGAACCAGATATTCTTCCACTGCCTGATCATAGCCTTTGATGTCCGCCATAATGCGGAATACCGGTTCGGTACCGGAACCGCGCATCCAGATAAAGGCAATCGGCGTATGGCTTGCATTATAGAACTGCACCTTGAGGCCGCCCTTTGCGGAAACCCCAAAATCCCTGAGGTTTTCTGTACAAACCGTCCCATTATACGCAAATACTTTACAGGCTGCTATACCGAACCGGTCTTTCAGCAGCTGTTTTTTATCCGCCCATTCCTGCATAAAAATCTTCTGATACGCCGATTTCAGTGCGGTATGGTCGGTTGTGTGAATATGCATCAGCGCCCGGGCTTCCTGCGTCGGGGTAGTCCAATAGCAGGGGAGTGTTGCAATAATATCCGCAAAGGTAAAGTCTTTCCGGTATTTTGCCGTTTGCCCCGACCGCTCGCACCAGATACGGAACGGGCAGGAGCGGTCAGGCATATCCTTTATGAGCAGGAGCTTGCTGATTGCAAAGAGCGTATTCAGCGGATCACGCACGGCGGCAGGGTACGTAATATTCCCCCCGTTGGAACCTTCGCCGAGTATCCGCACTTTATAACCGTACCGGCGCGCATCTTCCGCTCGATTTACTACATTGGCTTCGCCTACCTCCGCATAAAACACTTCCGCATCCAAGGCTTTTGCGATTTCGTTAATGCGGAGCGATGTCGGCCCGTTGACGGTAACCGCGAGCGGCGCGCTGATGTTACCGCTGTAGTGCAGATAACTCAGTTCCGCGATAACCGAAAGCGCGAAGACTTCCTGCGCTTCAAGAATCAGCGCTTTTTGCTGTCCCTCATCCCAGTAGATGATATTTCCGCGGTCTCCGTCGCAGTCGGGCATATAGCCGAACAATGTGTTCTCTGCCTGTGCGGGATTGCTCCGGTGCAATTCTTCGATCTTGGCTGCACAGGTTGCAAGGTTTCCCCCTTCGGGAATAATACCGTGGACGATATTTCCGGCCTGTTCCGCAATGCCGACAAGCTGCATACCGAGCTTTTCAAAGAAAGCTCGGTCTACCGAAGCGGCGCGGGCACTGCCGTTAAAATCTGCAACCAGCGTAAAGGGCTTCCCTGCTGCTGCAAGCTCGGTGCATTGAGCGCGGATGCCGTCAAAGAACCGCGCTTGTTCCGCGCTGTCTTTTGAATCGGCAATCACTTCCTGTAAGAAGTTTTGATAGGCGGTAAGCGCCGCTTGTTTGTGCGCCGCTTCTGCCTCAAATACTGCCTGCACCGGTGCCGGGGCGGCCTGTTTGCGCAGGGCAGCTGCGGTATCTTGGCGGACCGCGGCGCATTTTTGTGTGAATAAAGCTATCAGCCGCGCGGATTGAGTTCCGTCCAGTACGCCCCCGGTATCCAACCCGAACTTAAAGCCGTTATGCCCGATAGGGTTATGGCTTGCGGAA
Encoded proteins:
- a CDS encoding VanZ family protein codes for the protein MILKKCIACGMRCMSICIAVVIFLLSAQSKLPIPETVSFPGLDKFLHACAFESFAFTLSYWFSTDKWLGKPLKYCTIVCCIVACYGISDEIHQIFVPGRDASLYDWFADCTGAVLAVFVRLGIVKFCAKT
- a CDS encoding PUR family DNA/RNA-binding protein, producing the protein MGIRGELFTTQIPVENRTYFFNVKENRLGDVFLQIVESKNTDGAGFDRHAIVVFQDEMQTFLQGLNESLEFIEKKRKEQLKAKREKKQRTISAETADIEKKKIINKRSPNTKPKSARKVRIVKKDDAE
- a CDS encoding phosphoglucomutase; the encoded protein is MNTAYPELQHAFEKMILSASGWRKVFAQSGSENDGAPEISAADRDIVFFAAQSFAEFLQAEFPAIRTVIIARDSRPTGAALLKEAVTAFAAASAATATTVASAITSSDVSVVTAAGNSSAVTGSAALAVQSVGIAAAPEIMAYARSAGAAFMYISASHNPIGHNGFKFGLDTGGVLDGTQSARLIALFTQKCAAVRQDTAAALRKQAAPAPVQAVFEAEAAHKQAALTAYQNFLQEVIADSKDSAEQARFFDGIRAQCTELAAAGKPFTLVADFNGSARAASVDRAFFEKLGMQLVGIAEQAGNIVHGIIPEGGNLATCAAKIEELHRSNPAQAENTLFGYMPDCDGDRGNIIYWDEGQQKALILEAQEVFALSVIAELSYLHYSGNISAPLAVTVNGPTSLRINEIAKALDAEVFYAEVGEANVVNRAEDARRYGYKVRILGEGSNGGNITYPAAVRDPLNTLFAISKLLLIKDMPDRSCPFRIWCERSGQTAKYRKDFTFADIIATLPCYWTTPTQEARALMHIHTTDHTALKSAYQKIFMQEWADKKQLLKDRFGIAACKVFAYNGTVCTENLRDFGVSAKGGLKVQFYNASHTPIAFIWMRGSGTEPVFRIMADIKGYDQAVEEYLVQWQGDMVRKADAAVSAKN